In Jeotgalibaca arthritidis, a single genomic region encodes these proteins:
- the hisG gene encoding ATP phosphoribosyltransferase, which translates to MITVALSKGRLLDDFISYLDHQGLPHYLDVLKNQNRALFIEIDNIKFVFAKGPDVPTYVENGIADIGIVGSDIIMEDTFNILNVSQLPFGECYFALAGPPGIKHFKTVASKYTNISARYFKEKKQDVELIHLHGSVELAPLLGLADGIVDIVQSGNTLRDNGLVVYEKILDIHGRLITNKQTFYTRENEIYDFLNEIGVIK; encoded by the coding sequence ATGATAACAGTTGCCTTAAGTAAAGGACGGTTACTGGATGATTTTATCAGCTACTTAGACCATCAAGGCTTGCCTCATTATTTAGATGTCTTAAAAAATCAAAATAGAGCGCTCTTTATTGAAATTGATAACATCAAATTTGTTTTTGCTAAGGGGCCAGATGTACCGACTTATGTGGAGAACGGGATAGCCGATATCGGTATCGTCGGCTCAGATATCATCATGGAGGACACATTCAATATTTTGAACGTCTCTCAATTACCCTTCGGTGAGTGTTACTTTGCCTTAGCGGGACCGCCCGGTATTAAGCACTTCAAAACAGTAGCTTCCAAATATACCAATATTTCAGCTCGTTACTTTAAAGAGAAAAAGCAAGACGTTGAGTTGATTCACTTGCACGGTTCGGTAGAACTGGCACCACTATTAGGACTAGCTGATGGGATTGTGGATATCGTCCAAAGTGGCAATACCCTCCGTGATAATGGACTAGTCGTTTATGAAAAAATTCTCGATATTCACGGACGATTGATAACAAATAAGCAGACCTTTTACACACGAGAAAATGAAATTTATGACTTTTTAAATGAAATTGGAGTGATTAAATGA
- the hisD gene encoding histidinol dehydrogenase, producing MNAQEFLTLFQKKEVSQSFDYYDDVVAILKEVRENKDEALKTYSQQFDQQTLTSLKVPVEKLKASYDTLEPQVKASLETIKARIEAYETAIKYQDKSLGEFRYVYRPLEKVGVYVPGGTALYPSSVLMTVVPALVAGVSEIHVVTPTFSDNNITFATLYLCGVENVYTVGGAQAIAALAYGTETVPKVDKIVGPGNAYVALAKRLVFGQVGIDMIAGPSEILLYIDETADLDAVVTDVFAQAEHDANARTFVLTESEHLLQQLEEKIQDQLAKQVRADIISLSLKNNHYGIVDKRDNLIAVLNQIAPEHVSIQHQDSAAIIAAINYAGAVFEGHYSPEAIGDYAAGPSHVLPTNRTARFSHGLNVNDFLTSHAVISLTETTYQTIVGAAETIAAKEGLDAHYQSLAIRKGKPND from the coding sequence ATGAACGCCCAAGAATTTTTAACCCTCTTCCAAAAAAAGGAAGTCTCACAAAGCTTTGACTACTACGATGATGTGGTGGCTATTTTAAAAGAGGTTAGAGAAAACAAAGATGAAGCCCTAAAAACCTACAGCCAGCAATTTGATCAACAAACCTTAACAAGTCTAAAGGTACCTGTGGAAAAGTTAAAAGCGAGTTATGATACGCTAGAACCGCAAGTAAAAGCATCCCTTGAAACGATTAAAGCTCGTATCGAAGCTTATGAAACTGCCATCAAGTATCAAGACAAGTCACTGGGCGAGTTCCGATACGTTTACCGGCCCCTTGAGAAAGTTGGTGTTTATGTGCCAGGTGGAACGGCGCTTTATCCGTCCAGCGTGTTGATGACGGTTGTGCCTGCGCTTGTAGCAGGAGTTAGCGAAATTCATGTTGTCACACCAACCTTTAGCGACAACAATATTACTTTTGCTACCCTTTACTTATGCGGTGTGGAGAATGTTTATACAGTCGGTGGGGCACAGGCTATTGCTGCTCTTGCTTATGGAACCGAGACCGTTCCCAAAGTTGATAAAATCGTTGGTCCTGGAAATGCCTATGTGGCCTTAGCTAAACGCTTAGTTTTCGGTCAAGTGGGAATTGATATGATTGCCGGTCCAAGCGAAATTTTACTCTATATCGATGAAACCGCCGATTTGGATGCGGTCGTAACTGATGTTTTCGCCCAAGCTGAGCACGATGCCAATGCCAGAACCTTCGTCCTAACAGAATCAGAACACCTTCTTCAACAACTAGAAGAAAAAATACAAGACCAGCTAGCTAAGCAAGTACGCGCCGACATCATAAGCTTGTCACTTAAAAACAACCATTATGGCATTGTGGATAAGCGCGACAATCTCATTGCGGTCCTAAATCAGATTGCACCAGAGCATGTATCCATTCAGCACCAAGATTCAGCTGCTATTATTGCTGCTATCAACTATGCGGGAGCTGTTTTTGAAGGGCATTATTCACCAGAAGCCATTGGTGATTATGCCGCAGGGCCCTCTCATGTGTTACCGACCAATCGAACCGCTCGCTTTAGTCACGGTTTGAATGTAAATGACTTTTTAACAAGCCATGCGGTTATTTCCTTAACTGAAACAACCTATCAAACCATCGTTGGTGCGGCAGAAACGATTGCTGCCAAAGAAGGATTAGATGCTCACTACCAATCATTAGCCATTAGAAAGGGGAAACCAAATGACTAA
- a CDS encoding pyridoxal phosphate-dependent aminotransferase: protein MTKQRIVTMDRNTSPILPLTDGQIERAVKATSFNLYPEEEIKTFKRLYAKRNQFSPDYIELANGSDEWLQKFILTFGQNGVMTLNPDFVMYQVYSQQVAVPFHQIACRADFQFDFDDIERDIQAYRPSLFLISNPHNPTGRLFTESELERLAAAMAAVDGYLVIDEAYGEFAPDYQRPTGAHVIIVRTLSKIYGLAGLRIGIAIAEEATFEQLTRFNHPYPVNSVSLNLANELFSDDDHLNDFIAYQQQSKQRLEAALKTVDKWLTIVPSKSNFIFTYGERAPELAAFLLERGYQARQYDEALLKQAVRYSIIALEDYDGFEQALREWSEQIDS, encoded by the coding sequence ATGACTAAGCAAAGGATTGTGACTATGGATCGCAATACGAGTCCCATTTTACCCTTAACCGATGGGCAAATCGAACGAGCAGTGAAAGCGACTAGCTTTAATCTTTACCCAGAAGAAGAAATAAAAACCTTTAAGCGTTTGTATGCGAAACGCAATCAATTTTCACCGGACTATATCGAATTAGCGAATGGATCAGATGAATGGTTACAGAAATTTATCTTAACGTTTGGCCAAAATGGTGTTATGACTCTAAATCCTGATTTTGTTATGTACCAAGTTTACAGCCAACAAGTGGCGGTTCCGTTTCACCAAATTGCTTGCCGAGCAGACTTTCAGTTCGATTTTGATGATATTGAGCGCGATATTCAAGCGTACCGACCGTCTTTATTTTTAATTTCGAATCCACATAATCCGACGGGTCGCTTATTTACCGAATCTGAATTAGAGCGGTTAGCAGCTGCCATGGCAGCAGTGGATGGCTACTTAGTCATTGACGAGGCATACGGGGAGTTTGCGCCAGACTATCAGCGGCCGACAGGGGCACATGTGATTATCGTTCGAACGCTTAGCAAGATATACGGTTTAGCTGGCCTTCGCATCGGGATTGCGATTGCAGAGGAAGCGACATTTGAGCAACTGACGCGCTTCAACCATCCTTATCCGGTTAATTCGGTGTCCTTGAATTTGGCCAATGAGCTATTCAGTGATGATGATCATTTGAATGATTTTATAGCCTATCAACAGCAGTCTAAACAGCGTTTGGAAGCAGCCTTAAAAACGGTGGATAAGTGGCTAACAATTGTCCCATCAAAAAGTAATTTTATCTTTACTTACGGCGAACGAGCACCGGAATTAGCAGCCTTTTTATTGGAAAGGGGCTATCAAGCACGTCAGTACGACGAAGCTTTGTTAAAGCAGGCCGTGCGCTATTCCATTATTGCCCTAGAAGACTATGATGGCTTTGAACAAGCCTTAAGAGAATGGAGTGAACAGATTGATTCGTAA
- the hisB gene encoding imidazoleglycerol-phosphate dehydratase HisB has translation MIRKERKTLETRIALALAENKGGESKIQTGIGFFDHMLTLFAFHSQLYVEVEADGDLEVDFHHTVEDVGILLGQAIRDLYKSKASYERYGSFYIPMDESLARVALDLSGRPYLNFQADFSREKVGQFDTELVLEFFTAVAMNSRMTLHIDLLKGGNSHHEIEAIFKAFGQSLKRALAATDGGIPSSKGVIE, from the coding sequence TTGATTCGTAAAGAAAGAAAAACATTGGAGACTCGAATTGCACTGGCCTTGGCAGAAAATAAAGGTGGAGAGAGCAAGATTCAAACAGGTATTGGCTTTTTTGACCATATGCTCACCTTATTTGCTTTTCACTCTCAGTTGTATGTAGAAGTAGAAGCGGATGGGGATTTAGAGGTTGATTTTCATCACACAGTGGAAGATGTTGGGATTTTATTAGGACAAGCGATTCGTGACTTGTATAAATCAAAGGCATCCTATGAACGCTATGGTTCTTTTTACATTCCGATGGATGAATCCTTAGCTCGGGTAGCACTAGATTTATCGGGCAGACCTTATTTGAATTTTCAAGCTGATTTTTCAAGAGAAAAGGTAGGACAGTTTGATACGGAATTAGTATTGGAATTTTTTACCGCAGTAGCCATGAATAGCCGGATGACCTTGCATATCGACTTATTGAAAGGTGGCAATAGCCACCATGAAATTGAAGCTATTTTTAAAGCATTTGGACAGAGTTTGAAACGTGCTTTGGCAGCAACTGATGGCGGCATTCCATCTTCTAAGGGAGTGATTGAATGA
- the hisA gene encoding 1-(5-phosphoribosyl)-5-[(5-phosphoribosylamino)methylideneamino]imidazole-4-carboxamide isomerase, with amino-acid sequence MIQIIPAIDLINGQNVRLTKGDYDSKTPMKRTPQEAIQFYSQFKQVARIHIVDLMGALNQAATETDLITQLKQLTHLPLQIGGGLRDRETIDHYAKVGIDYFIIGTRAFTDLEWLKELVSAYPGRIIVGMDAKDDQIYINGWTEDSGWTISDYLKQIEDLDLAAIIYTDINKDGMNQGPNFEKTEAISKQTRHQVIASGGIRDQADLQELANRSITQAVVGKASHQATFWEGIK; translated from the coding sequence ATGATTCAGATTATTCCAGCTATTGATCTGATTAATGGGCAAAACGTTCGCTTGACTAAGGGAGACTACGATAGTAAAACGCCTATGAAGCGGACGCCACAAGAAGCGATCCAATTTTATAGCCAGTTTAAGCAAGTGGCACGGATTCACATTGTGGATTTAATGGGCGCTTTGAATCAAGCGGCAACTGAAACGGACTTGATTACGCAACTCAAACAGCTCACTCACTTGCCCCTTCAAATTGGTGGCGGCTTAAGAGACCGTGAGACGATTGACCACTATGCGAAAGTGGGGATCGATTATTTTATAATTGGCACGCGGGCTTTTACAGATTTGGAGTGGTTAAAGGAGCTGGTTTCCGCCTATCCAGGTCGAATTATTGTCGGTATGGATGCCAAAGACGACCAGATTTATATCAATGGTTGGACGGAAGATAGTGGGTGGACTATTTCCGATTATTTAAAACAAATAGAGGATTTGGACCTTGCTGCAATTATTTATACTGACATTAATAAAGACGGTATGAATCAAGGTCCTAATTTTGAAAAAACAGAAGCCATCAGCAAGCAAACGCGCCATCAAGTGATTGCTAGTGGTGGTATTCGAGATCAAGCAGATTTACAAGAACTAGCAAATCGATCCATTACGCAAGCTGTCGTTGGAAAGGCGAGTCATCAAGCAACCTTTTGGGAGGGAATCAAATGA